In one Silene latifolia isolate original U9 population chromosome 10, ASM4854445v1, whole genome shotgun sequence genomic region, the following are encoded:
- the LOC141607811 gene encoding uncharacterized protein LOC141607811 — MDIVGKLPVALGHKVFMLAMADYFSKWIEADSFRQVTEKEEISFIRKNIFCRYGIPSEIVCDNGTEFVGKKTIAFCAEWNINLVTSTPSYPKANGQAESNIPAEIRIPTSRYSLNNTETNDSLLQDILALTEELRDTAKIRITSYQQAIARSYNKNVKARVFREGDLVRRKNKTALSCPDQVNRFKENRPSSLKKRDWQD; from the exons atggacatagtaggaaagTTACCAGTAGCTCTAGGCCATAAAGTATTCATGCTAGCCATggctgactacttctccaaatggatagaagctgattcattcAGGCAGGTCACTGAGAAGGAAGAAATATCTTTTATCAGGAAAAATATCTTTTGTAGGTATGGAATTCCTTCAGAAATAGTGTGTGATAATGGCACAGAGTTCGTTGGAAAAAAGACTATAGCCTTTTGTGCTGAGTGGAATATTAACCTGGTAACGTCAACCCCTAGCTATCCAAAAGcaaatggccaggctgaatcaa ATATCCCCGCAGAAATCCGCATACCAACTTCAAGATATAGCTTGAATAATACAGAAACGAATGATAGCCTGCTGCAAGATATCCTAGCCTTAACAGAAGAATTGAGAGACACTGCTAAAATCAGGATAACATCGTATCAACAAGCAATAGCGAGAAGTTACAATAAAAATGTCAAAGCTAGAGTTTTCAGGGAAGGGGACCTTGTCCGACGAAAa AATAAAACAGCTTTATCCTGTCCTGATCAG GTTAACAGGTTCAAAGAAAACAGACCGTCAAGCCTGAAGAAACGAGATTGGCAGGATTAA
- the LOC141607810 gene encoding uncharacterized protein LOC141607810 → MTKLGVWNVRGLNSDTKQRDIKWFLYQSEVVLFGLLETRVKPGSLNKVAANVCNGWSFLTNHSCHSGGRIWVLWQSQIISVDVVDMGAQFIHLKVKDLRDGKTFYTTYVYGFNKIEERVPLWDAFLSWNIREPWIVLGDFNNVMFANERLGLAVKDSEMIPFQNTMAACDLQDIKTTGAFFTWTNKQPSATRVFKN, encoded by the coding sequence ATGACTAAATTAGGAGTGTGGAATGTGAGGGGCCTTAATAGTGACACCAAGCAAAGAGACATCAAATGGTTTTTGTATCAGTCTGAGGTTGTCTTATTTGGGCTCCTTGAGACCAGGGTCAAACCTGGCTCTCTAAATAAAGTAGCTGCAAATGTTTGTAATGGGTGGTCTTTTCTTACTAATCATAGTTGTCACTCAGGGGGCAGAATCTGGGTCCTCTGGCAGAGTCAAATAATTAGTGTAGATGTAGTTGATATGGGTGCTCAGTTTATTCATCTGAAGGTAAAAGATCTTAGAGATGGTAAAACCTTCTATACTACTTATGTTTATGGTTTTAATAAAATTGAGGAGAGGGTTCCTTTATGGGATGCTTTTCTTAGTTGGAATATTAGGGAACCTTGGATAGTTTTGGGGGACTTTAACAATGTTATGTTTGCTAATGAGAGACTTGGCCTTGCTGTTAAGGATAGTGAAATGATTCCTTTTCAGAATACTATGGCAGCTTGTGATTTACAGGATATTAAAACCACTGGAGCTTTCTTCACTTGGACTAACAAACAACCTAGTGCCACTAGAGTGTTTAAGAATTGA